Below is a window of Humulus lupulus chromosome 9, drHumLupu1.1, whole genome shotgun sequence DNA.
GCAAACTGCTCTACAAAAAATCAGTCAATTGAGCAAATGAAGCAATAGAATTATTAAGCAAGTTTGTATACCATTGAAGGGTTGGGCCAACCAGACTGGACCCAAACCCCTTGCACATACATGCCTCGCGCAACTCGCGAGGTATAGCGGCAGTAAACATCCTCTACTTGTAGCTAGCTATGTGGTCATTGGGATCAATCGTTCCATCATACATTTTCATCAGTGGGAACACAAACTTTTTTGGCATTTCCACTAAGGCAATTGCATCTACAAAGGGTGAATCTGCAAAGCTGCTAGGTAGGCTCTTTTTAATGGGAGTTGGCACCCCTGGAATTCGTTGGATCATGGCCTCCATGCTTTCTAGTTTCCGTGCAATTATTTGTTCAATCAACTCTTCTTGAGTAGGCGTAACATTCTTTCATGCATTCACAATAGAGGGTGTTAAATCAATAGTCATATTATTTGGTACAACAAGGGATTGTTGGTTTTGAGAGCTTTCAAGAGCAATCATGTTGGTCAAGTTGACTGCTAGTGGAATAACTATTGGAGGAATGGTTGATGAGTTGATTGCTGGAGGAATGGCCGATGAAGTTGACTGTAAACCCACATTCTAATTGACCGTGTTGGATGTGGTTGTTTGTTATCCGACCGCGACAGTAGTTGCTCCCAATGCTGATGGTTGTCCGGTCACTTGGCTTGATCCTCCTATTGGGGTTGTGTCAAGTGATTGCATTGGACCAATTGAAACTTGGAATCTTCCTCGACTAGTTATTGAAGCAATCAATGACTCAAGTTGGGCCTTCAGCGCAGCATTTTCCTCCATGAACGATGCATTTTCTCGTTCCATTGCTTGAGTGCGCTCCATGTTCTCTTTCATCTGAGCTGTAAGAGCGGCGAGTTGGTCACGGACGTTGGGCTACTCCACATTGATCTCTCCTTCCTCCATATGCTCTGCCATTGTCCTAGCGGTGGTTGACTGAACGGTAAGAGTCGAAACACTTTGCTCAGTTGCAACTTGTCAGGGCCCCACGGTGGGCGCCAAATTGTAGATGTTGAAATCCACAATCGATTGAAGATGATCGTATGCGGGCACCGACAACTTGTAGAACAAAAAAGAGAGTAACTGGGAAACCTTGGGACACCGGGATGGTGCCggccaaagggactccgacggTCAAGTTAGTAAGATTATTAATAATGCAATAATGAGAAGGAAAATGAATGACTGAGCTAAGTTACTACCTATCTTGACTGCGAAAATAAGTATGTAATTTCAGAGAAAAAGAGAGTGAACTGTATATGAGAAGAGATGTGATGATTCAGATTGATCCCCCTCTCCCAGTGACTGAGAGTGGCTTCTTATAGGCAGATGTGGAAGAACGTTACTCATGATCCCTCCTCCTTTGGAAGCGCTCTTTTCCCACTTTATGAGGGAGATCGTTATCCACGTGGTCAGTTTTGACTAACCATTTCTCAATCTGTTTGGATGAGTGACAAGACTTAGTCTCAGGTGTGGGTCAGATCATTGAGTTCAATGTCGGGTCATGGGTAATGTTAACATATGACTTGACCATATTGTTTTGGGCCTATTGGGTGTGGCTTTGTGATAGTACCATTTAGGAGTCAGATAGCCCAATCCGATCTTATTTGAGCATTCTTTGTTGATAGCGGATGTGTGCTGACATATGACATTGGGCCTGAGCCCAATTTTGGCCCCTACAAGTGCCTAATAGATTTAATTTTAACCTTAACTTTTTTCTTTTTAGTACAGAAATTGTGTAAAAAGTACACCTAGTACCCAATTTAAGTTAACctctttaatttttacccacCTTTTAAAACTCTTAGATTAATACCCAAACTGTTAATGACTCTACCTATTATACAGTGATTTAGTGGAACTGacactgaaatattatttaaaatggGAAGTAAATGATACGACAGAGGCAAAAATTGAGATTTTTACATTGGACTTCTAGTAGTATTTTAAGAGTAATATGGGAAATGTGCTTAAAAAAATAGGTAATATTCAACTAATGTTATTAGTAGctatttttagttaactaatcctaAAACTGCGTATTTTTCAAGTTATCCCAGAAATTATCTGCTTTGAATCAAGAAAGGACATGTAGTTAGTAATATAAAGTTTATAAACCATTCCACTCATCAAAAGGAAGAGAAACACCAtgttaaaaaaatcatatatgataAGCAAGCAGTTTAATTGATTAAAAAAGAAAGTACTTTGTGACAAACAATTATAATGCTGGCCACAGTAAGTGTTCTTCAGGCACAGCAACCGGATCATACAGCTCAATAAGGTCAGCCCAAAATTTTGACCTCATGGCAGATGATTAAAGACATCCACTCACTCAACAGATTTTGTATGAAAGTAATTATTTATTGGGCAcaaccaatctaaaaaataagTGAAAAAAAAAGACAACACAACTCGGCGGGCGGGAAGGACTTAACCAGTGTTCTGCAGACCAGCAGCAATACCCTTCATTGTCAAGATGAGTGTGTCCTCAAGACCAGGTGCATACTCGCTCGTGGGGTTCAGCTGCACGAGTTCATTCGCTGGTTTCGATTCCATAATCTCCCTGGAGATGTGCGGCCGCACTGTGACGTGGTAGCTCGGGTCACGGATTCTCTTCAATGTGTAGGCTTGGCAGACATTGAGGGTTGTGATGTATGAATCACGCAGGCGGAGTCTTTGCTTCAAATGTGGATCACCTTCAAGAAGATCCTTGTGTCCAGCAATCTGTAAAAATCATCATATCATCAAGTAATGGATCAATCTAACATGGCCGAAGATAGAAGTTTACCATAATACTTGTAGAATTCTTTGCAAAAGTGACaaatttttatggttttttttcaacttttttaCCATCTCTAAAagttttttcttctaaaaaaatacGGTTTTTGTATCAATAccaaacaaatattcaaaatcTACCGCACATCATGATACCAAAACTATAAAAATGTAATCTTTTTACTAAAGGCATAAAAAATTCTCTTTTTTTGTTTACCTGCAAAAGGAGGCTCTTGGTTTCTTCAAATTTATCCCTCAAGAGCTGTCCAAATGGCTGTAGCTCCTCGGAAACAAGGAGTTTGTCGTACAGCGCAGCAATCCCGGGGTCTCCCTTGGCGAACACCATTTCAACTAAATCAATGGTGACCCTAAAGAATGGCCATGAGTTATACATCTCTTGCATCATATGGAGATTCCTAATATCTTTCTGAATGATTTGTTTGAAAGCTTCTCCAAATCCCAACCACACTGGAAGATGGAACCTTGTTTGTGTCCAGGCGAAGATCCATGGGATTGCACGAAGAGATTCTATTCCCCCACTAGGCTTTCGCTTCGATGGACGACTACCAATGTTCATTCGCCCATACTCCAACTCCGGTGTAGCCTGTGATCATAATATggttatttaaaattaatttttgattaTAAGAGAGAAACTAAATCATGGTTAGTTAAATTGCTCTTTCTTGAATGCTTGCTTACCAGGCGGAAGTACTCAACAAAACGGGGTTCTTTGAAGACAATGGAACGGTAGTCTTTTGTAGCGATAACCGCCATTTCATCCATAAGTGTACGCCACTCTGGTTTTGGTGAAACTGGAGGGTTCATACCGTGCTCAAGTGTAGCAGCTGCAAAACGCTGAAGTGTTCTAAAACACAAGTGTTCCTCTCCAAAGGACTGCTCAATGACTTCACCTTGAACGGTAACACGAAGTGAGCCATGAACTGTGTCCGGTGGTTGAGACAAAATAGCGAGATGACTTGGCCCGCCTCCTCTTCCAACAGTCCCACCACGACCGTGGAACATGGTAAGCTTCACACCATACTCTTTCGCAACCTTGATAAGCTCTTCTTGAGCCTTGTACAACTGCCAGGCTGCAGAGAAACGTCCAGCGTCTTTACCAGAGTCAGAGTACCCAATCATGACTTCTTGCTTTCCATTGATCCGATTTATGTACCAATCTACTGAGAACAGCCGAGCCAAAGCAGCAGGGGCAGCCTCCAAATCATCGAGTTTCTCAAATAGAGGAACAACTCTCAAAGGATTCTTCACGTGACATTCACGCTGTAGCAGCTCCACTGCAAGCACATCAGAAGGAGCAGTAGCCATTGAGATGATATACGCTCCAAAGTTATCTGCTGGAAGTTCGGCTATGACATGAAATGTGTCCAAAACATCAGCAATCTCTTCAGTTTTGGGAAGATCTGGGCCAAACAGAGGACGTTTGCCGCACAGTTCAGATAAAAGCCATTCCTGTCGACGATCTTCAGACCACTCACGGTATGAACCAATTTCCAAATGCTTGGTAATGGCATCCATGACATCAGTATGGCGGTCTGACTCTTGCCTAATATCAAGCCTCACAAGTGAAAGCCCAAAAGTTGAAACTTGCCTCAAAAAGTCGAGAAGGGAACCATCAGCAATAGCTCGGTCACCACAAGCACAAAGTGATCGGTA
It encodes the following:
- the LOC133802539 gene encoding phosphoenolpyruvate carboxylase; its protein translation is MATRNLEKLASIDAQLRLLVPGKVSEDDKLVEYDALLLDRFLDILQDLHGEDLRETVQECYELSAEYEGKHDPKKLEELGNVLTSLDPGDSIVIAKSFSHMLSLANMAEEVQIAYRRRNKLKKGDFIDENSATTESDIEETLKRLVGKLNKSPQEVFDALKNQTVDLVLTAHPTQSVRRSLLQKHGRIRNCLAQLYAKDITPDDKQELDEALQREIQAAFRTDEIRRTPPTPQDEMRAGMSYFHETIWKGVPKFLRRVDTALKNIGIDERVPYNAPLIQFSSWMGGDRDGNPRVTPEVTRDVCLLARMMAANLYYSQIEDLMFELSMWRCNDELRVRADMLHNSSKRDAKHYIEFWKQIPVSEPYRVILGEVRDKLYQTRERSRHLLANGYSDIPEDATFTNLDDFLEPLELCYRSLCACGDRAIADGSLLDFLRQVSTFGLSLVRLDIRQESDRHTDVMDAITKHLEIGSYREWSEDRRQEWLLSELCGKRPLFGPDLPKTEEIADVLDTFHVIAELPADNFGAYIISMATAPSDVLAVELLQRECHVKNPLRVVPLFEKLDDLEAAPAALARLFSVDWYINRINGKQEVMIGYSDSGKDAGRFSAAWQLYKAQEELIKVAKEYGVKLTMFHGRGGTVGRGGGPSHLAILSQPPDTVHGSLRVTVQGEVIEQSFGEEHLCFRTLQRFAAATLEHGMNPPVSPKPEWRTLMDEMAVIATKDYRSIVFKEPRFVEYFRLATPELEYGRMNIGSRPSKRKPSGGIESLRAIPWIFAWTQTRFHLPVWLGFGEAFKQIIQKDIRNLHMMQEMYNSWPFFRVTIDLVEMVFAKGDPGIAALYDKLLVSEELQPFGQLLRDKFEETKSLLLQIAGHKDLLEGDPHLKQRLRLRDSYITTLNVCQAYTLKRIRDPSYHVTVRPHISREIMESKPANELVQLNPTSEYAPGLEDTLILTMKGIAAGLQNTG